Genomic segment of Paenalkalicoccus suaedae:
ATCATTATAGCTTTGTTGGAAATCAGCTACTTCATCTAATGTATTTGTTTGCGTCTGCACCTCGTTATTAAAATAATAAATTAGTCCACCAGAACAGATTGTGACAAGTAACGTAATACAAATAACTCCATACAATAGCCTTACTAAAGACTGCCTTCCCCTCTTTACACCCTTCTTTCCCATATGAATCCCCCTTCATAATACAGATTGTACAAGTTGCGCAATCGTTTGCAATTACAATAGTACCATGATTAAGGGTTCATGACTAGATTCTTTTTCCAATATAATTGAAAAATAAAGAAGACTTCGAACTATATTTTATTTTTCTCTCTCGTATGTAGGAATCCGCCTATACTGCCCAGGAGTCATCCCTTCTTTCTCTTTAAAAAGTCTTGCGAAATAGCTGACATCTTTAAATCCTGTAGCTATTGCTATCGTAGTTAAATCTAATACTCCCTTTTCTAACAGTTGTTTAGCATGACGGAACCTTACTTGGTGCAAATATTGAAGTGGGGTAAGACCAGTTGCCTTTTTCATAGCCCTAGTAAGATGATCTGGATGAAATAGAAGTTCTTTCGCCATGTCTCTAACTTGAAAATCGTCACGATGGAAATGCGCGTGAATATACGTCATACATGAATGAGCAATTTCCTGCGATCGACTGGGCAATTCAATAGCACTTTTTTGCAAATACACAAGAATATCAAAAAAATAAGACTGTTGCTTCATTCTCTCCGTCAAATCACTTGAGCGCTCCGCAGCTAAAAGCTTTTCAAAAAGCGCGATTACCTGTTCAGGATGTTCCATCCGTTTATATCTAGGCAAGCATAGTTCAAAAATATCTGGTGTAACATGCGTATTCGTTTTTAAAAAAATAGCTGCCCAATTAATCTCCCCCTCCTCTTCGAGACGATAGGAATTTGGGAAGGAAAAATGTGCCCAATAAAAAGCGGATTCCTCCTCGCATCCTTTATACCCTTTATGATAGAGCCCTGGGGCTAAAATTAAATATTCTCCTGCCTTAATCTCATACTCTTGATTTTCTTCTTTCATATATATGGTGCCTTTTGTCACAAATAACATATCAAATAAATGAAATGTCCGACCGAAATGCGACTTCCCGCTTGCAAAAGTCGCATTTCCGCATTTTATAAATGTTGGTAATGGTGGTAGCTTGGCTTTTAACAGCATTATTGACCAACCCCTTAAAGTCGTTTTTGTACAATTTTATCGGCTTTTCTGTCTAATA
This window contains:
- a CDS encoding helix-turn-helix domain-containing protein, with product MLLKAKLPPLPTFIKCGNATFASGKSHFGRTFHLFDMLFVTKGTIYMKEENQEYEIKAGEYLILAPGLYHKGYKGCEEESAFYWAHFSFPNSYRLEEEGEINWAAIFLKTNTHVTPDIFELCLPRYKRMEHPEQVIALFEKLLAAERSSDLTERMKQQSYFFDILVYLQKSAIELPSRSQEIAHSCMTYIHAHFHRDDFQVRDMAKELLFHPDHLTRAMKKATGLTPLQYLHQVRFRHAKQLLEKGVLDLTTIAIATGFKDVSYFARLFKEKEGMTPGQYRRIPTYEREK